The Thalassotalea sp. HSM 43 genome window below encodes:
- a CDS encoding glycosyltransferase family 2 protein, which produces MKLIIQIPCFNEADTLPQVIKDLPKNIIGVDTIELLVVDDGSTDDTVKIAEELGVDHIIINTSNQGLARTFHTGIEECLRLNADIIVNTDGDNQYQGHDIPKLVAPILAGKADIVIGDRGGIENPHFSLFKRCLQVFGSFVIRKVTGLEITDAVSGFRAMSKKSVQKINIISDFSYTIEMLLLASANKMCVKSVKIGTNPNTRKSRLFTSVPQFLNKSVTTLFRVYTMYQPFRVFLGTGVIILFIGIVPILRFLYFYSTGDGSGHIQSLILGTTLVIMGVIILVLGIIADLISINRKLIEKTIHKVEKLEDRFRGNPSPSSKDNVLEYNKVMKKGTNNDV; this is translated from the coding sequence ATGAAACTTATAATTCAAATACCTTGCTTTAATGAAGCTGATACTTTGCCTCAGGTTATTAAAGATTTGCCCAAAAATATTATTGGTGTCGATACTATAGAGTTGTTAGTTGTAGATGATGGCTCTACAGATGATACAGTGAAAATTGCAGAAGAGTTGGGCGTTGATCATATTATAATTAATACTTCAAACCAAGGTCTTGCTAGAACTTTTCATACAGGTATCGAAGAATGTTTACGTCTAAATGCTGATATTATTGTTAATACAGATGGCGATAATCAATATCAAGGTCATGACATTCCCAAATTGGTTGCTCCAATCCTAGCCGGAAAGGCCGATATCGTAATCGGCGATAGAGGTGGAATTGAAAACCCTCATTTTTCTCTTTTTAAAAGGTGCTTACAGGTTTTCGGTAGCTTTGTGATTAGAAAGGTAACTGGGCTAGAGATTACCGATGCTGTCAGCGGCTTTAGAGCAATGTCGAAAAAATCTGTTCAAAAGATCAATATAATTTCCGACTTTAGTTACACGATAGAAATGTTGCTTCTAGCTAGTGCTAATAAAATGTGCGTTAAATCAGTCAAAATTGGAACAAATCCCAATACTAGAAAGTCCAGATTGTTTACATCAGTGCCTCAATTTTTAAATAAGTCAGTTACCACGTTGTTTAGAGTTTATACAATGTACCAACCGTTTAGAGTTTTTTTAGGGACTGGGGTTATTATATTATTTATCGGTATTGTTCCGATATTACGGTTTCTTTATTTTTATTCTACCGGCGATGGAAGTGGGCATATTCAGTCGCTAATTTTAGGTACTACTTTAGTCATTATGGGCGTAATTATATTAGTGCTTGGTATCATTGCTGACTTAATAAGTATAAATAGAAAGTTAATAGAAAAAACAATCCATAAAGTTGAAAAGTTAGAAGACCGCTTTAGAGGTAACCCAAGTCCAAGCTCGAAAGATAATGTATTGGAGTACAATAAGGTTATGAAGAAAGGAACTAATAATGATGTCTAA
- a CDS encoding class I SAM-dependent methyltransferase, whose product MMSKLPENNNLVSFDKDYGLYFNDLSWVPAPRYVLRRFRVCKILRGISTARILEVGCGAGALSYDCWQKGYEVEVLERSAEARLVASQTLLNTAVAKSIHAESLDWNQQFDVIMSFEVLEHIENDKAALIEWLKWLKPGGMCLLSVPALMSKWGPKDVWAGHFRRYEKQEFLKLMNDCGLECIHFETYGYPLTYLTNILRDRIHNADSKKRPVGDLEGTERSGIERKSEAKLFSFQQSYIGRMLMRLCCHAQSAFAKFGLGDGYIVLAKKKN is encoded by the coding sequence ATGATGTCTAAGCTGCCTGAAAATAACAATCTGGTTAGTTTTGATAAAGATTACGGTCTTTATTTCAATGATTTAAGTTGGGTACCCGCTCCTAGGTATGTTTTAAGACGATTTAGAGTTTGTAAAATATTGAGGGGAATTAGTACAGCGCGTATCCTAGAAGTAGGGTGTGGTGCAGGAGCTCTTAGTTATGATTGTTGGCAAAAAGGTTATGAAGTAGAGGTGTTAGAGAGATCCGCTGAGGCACGTTTGGTTGCTTCACAGACATTATTAAATACTGCAGTTGCAAAGTCTATTCATGCTGAGAGTTTAGATTGGAATCAACAGTTTGATGTAATTATGTCTTTCGAGGTTTTAGAGCATATTGAGAATGATAAGGCGGCTCTTATTGAGTGGTTGAAATGGTTGAAGCCGGGAGGGATGTGTTTACTATCTGTACCTGCACTAATGTCGAAATGGGGGCCTAAAGATGTTTGGGCTGGCCATTTTAGACGCTATGAAAAACAAGAGTTTTTAAAATTAATGAATGATTGTGGCTTGGAATGTATTCATTTTGAGACTTACGGCTACCCCTTAACCTACCTGACTAATATCCTTCGAGATAGGATACATAATGCGGATTCTAAAAAACGGCCTGTGGGTGACTTAGAGGGAACAGAACGAAGCGGAATTGAACGAAAAAGTGAGGCTAAACTGTTTTCGTTTCAACAAAGTTATATAGGAAGAATGCTGATGCGATTATGTTGCCATGCGCAGAGTGCTTTTGCAAAATTCGGCCTTGGTGATGGGTATATAGTACTCGCTAAGAAAAAAAATTGA